GTCCGTCAACCAAGGCAGGATTCATGCTCCATTTCAAACGCTCAAAGCTGTTCCTTCGTTCCGCATGCTCGGCGCTGTTGCTCACGGGCGCGTGCTCTCCGGTGAACAGTTCGCCTGAAGGGCAGGACGACGTCACGGAGGCCGCCTCGAGTCCGTTGCTCCTCTCCGGCGTGAGCTTCAAGACGGTGCTCGGCGGCCGCTATGTGGGCGCCCAGAACAATGGAGGTGGCGCGGTCATCGCGACGGCGACGAGCGCCCAGGCGTGGGAGAAGTTCACGATCGATGACATCAACGGCGGGGCCCTCGAGAGTGGAGACTCGATCTTCATCACCGCGGGCACCGGGCAGTACTTTCAGGCCGCCAACGGCGGTGGCTCGACGCTGAACGCCGCCAGCTGGAATCGCCTGGGCTGGGAGACGTTCCGCATCGTCAAGAAGAGCGGGAGCGGCCCGATCGCCAACGGCGACATCGTCGGCCTGCAGGCGGTCACGACTGGCCATTGGGTGTCGGCGGAGAACGGTGGCGGCGGCACGGTGTTCGCGTATGGCGCCGTGCTCGACTCGTGGGAGCAGTTGACGATCTCTGGCTTGTCCGGAGGCACGACGCCGCCTCCCACCACGGGCTGTGACGCTCCCGGCCTCGTCTGGAAGACCGCCAACAAGACCAACTACACGTCATACCCGGATCCGGGCAGCGAGGAGTGCACCAAGTACAACGGCTGCACGTGGGCAGGGCAGTTCGCGGCGTGCGAAGGGAAGAAGTCGGAGGCGTGGGTGGCGGCGCACAACATCGTCGCGGTGTTCCCCAACATGAACGCGCTCAAGCTCCATGACCTTTGCCTGAAGTCCGGCACGAAGACCATCGTGGTCACCGTGCTCGACACGTGCGCCGACTCGGACTGCTCGGGTTGCTGCACCCAGAACAAGGGGAACGCCGACGCGCTGATCGACCTCGAGAGCTATACCAACGAGCGCTGGGGCGTCCCCGACGGCAGCATCCAATGGGCGGACCTCGGTCCGACCAAGGGGAGCGGCTGTAACTGATTCCCACTCGGGATGAAGTCGTGGGTCGCCGAGCAGCCAGCCCTGGTGCCCGGCCAGCAAGCAGGCCAGCACGGGCGACGTTCCCAGGCCAGTCACGATTGTCTCCACGAAGCTCCTTCCAGGTGGCCGCGGTGATGACGCCGCGGTCACACAAGGAGCAAGACCATGAACGAGTCGACGCAGAAGGACGCCCTGAACCAGGATCAGCTCGCGGAGGAGAAGCAGTTGACCCTCGAGGAGCTGGAGCAGGTCGTGGGCGGGGATAGCGGATTCAAGGTGATTGGGCACAAGGATCCGGACAGCGAGACCAAGCTCATCGAGTTTTGATCTCGGGCACCGGAGGGAGTTGCCGCGCTTCGCGGCTTGCTCTCCTCCGGGCCTCTCTTCTCGATGTCGGCCGAGTCCCCGGGATGGCGCCGCCTCTTCCGCGGCGCCGTCCCTCCCCCGCGGATCCCCGCCATGCCCAGCGCTTCCTCTCTCCCCCTTTCTTTCGAACCCCATCCGGAGTCGCTCGCGCGAATCCCTCTCGTGCGCCGGATGCTCTCCGATGCCCTGGTGCGTTTCGTGCCGCGCGCCATCGATCAACAGTGGAAGTACAAGCACCTCATCCCCGTGAGCCTGGCGGGCTTCAACCCCTTCCAGCGGAGCCTCTTCCTCGCGAGCAACTCAGCCCTCTCGCGCTGGCTCGCCGATCCCCATGGCTCCGCCCGGGACTACAACGAGGACGATCGCCTGGTCCGGGAGGTGCTGTTCGCCGCGCACGATTATCTGCACTGCTGGTCCGCGGCGGTCATCGCGGAACTGGCCCCGTGGGTCCGGTTCGATACCGGCCCCATCCACCGCGACAACCTCGAGGACTTCGTCTTCTGCCATCTCCTCACGGAGGCCGCCGCGACGGTCGGCCTCGATTACTGGTATCTCTCGACGATCGACCTCGACGAGCGGATCCCCATCGGGACGACGTGCACCACCCTCACGGTGGACTATCACGAGCACTACGTCTGCGAGTACCGCCGGTTCTGCCCCGGCTGGGACGCGCAGCGCCCCGGTTTCTTCGGCGACATCGCCCGGTTCTATTGCTCGGGGGTCTTCAAGGGCTTCGACGTGCGGGACGCTCGCAGGAGCGCGCGTCTGCTCAAATGGCTCTCGCACGAGTTGCGCTACGGCGCCCAGCAGCGGGAGTACGCCCGGGAGTGGCTCGGCTTTCTGGCCGCCACGCGGCTGCCGGATGAGCCCCACCGGCTGGCCGCCCCCGTCTCCTTCGAGGAGCCGTGGAAGCAGCGGCTGATTCACGAACTGGGGCTCGTGCTGTTCGCCAAGGTGAAGGAGGACTCCGACAGCGGACTCGTGCTCGAGAATCGGAACACGCCTCCCGAGAGCCCGAAGGCGTGCCCGCCCGACTTCCGCTTCGTCAACGCGAACGTCGTCCCGCTCACGCCAGAGGCCGCTGCCTCCCCCAAGAGCCTGAAGTACTACGTCATCCAGCGCATCGCCGCGACGGTCCTCGACTCGGTGAGCGAGGACAACCAGCGGGCCCTCCAGAGTGCGCTCCGGCGCGAGGAGTACGAGGCGGCGTTGCGAATCATCGAACCGGCGGAGCGTGTCCCTCCCGTGGGCACCGAGCCACGGGATCTGTTCGTCTTGAACTAGCGCGGAGCTCGAAGCTCACGCAGGAGTCAACCGTGTCCGCGACCTGTCAGCCTCCACAGCCCTCCCTTCCAGACTCCTGGTGGGTTCCCATCCCGGTCGCGCCGGCCGGTTTCACCGCGCTGCACGCGAGCCATGCCCGGTATGCCGTCCAGGTCGATCTGGGACGCATCGGCCCCTTCGGGTTCTCGGCGCCGCCGGAGCACGAAGCCGAGCTCTTGTACTCGGACCTCCAGACCAACGCGGACATCAACGTCTCCCACCGGCTGGGGTCGGGCCGGGCGGGTTTTCATGGGGGCAAGTACCTCAAGGGCGTGGGCCGCACGCTGCTCGCGGCGAACTGGAACCACCCGATGGATCGCTACCACAGCAGTGGGCACCTGTTCCCCTCCGCCGCCATGAGGGAGTACCTCGTGAGCTGTTACCTGGAGGAACTGGGAGCGGGTGACACCCTCGTCGGGTGCGAGGGGCTGCTCCTCGCGCCCTTGCCACCCGGCGCCGAGCGCTATCTCGAGTCGTTCTTCCCTCAGCGGGACTTCCGCGACTTCGCGGCGGTGGATCGGCGGCTCCAGGCGATCACGGTCAAAGGAGGGGAGTTCGCGCGCCTGTCCAACTTCACCTGGTCGTTCTCGCAGTGGCAGTACGGAGTTCCATTCCTGATCGATCTCTTCCTGAAGATGGCCCAGTACCTCGGGGGACCCACCCAGCCGCGGGTGCGCTCCCGCGAGGTCACCCCCGAGACGCTCGCGGAGCGCCTGGAGGGAGCCCTCGAGCGGCTGGTCCACCACTTCGAGCGCTACTTCCAGGCCGGCGTCTACTGGGGCTCCTTCCACAACAACTTCACCGCGGACGGCCGCTTCCTCGACCTGGAGACGCCCATCGTCTTCGGAGCACCCTTCGTGGGGGTGCTCGCCACTCCGGGTGAGTTGCCCGAGTCGGTGGACCTGGCGGCTCCCAACGGCTTCGTCGGGTGTGAGGTGCTGATCTGTCTGCGGCAGGTCCGCACGTTCCTCTCCTTCCTGATCGATCGGCTGGAGTGGCTCGGCCGCAACGCCTGGAAGGTGGGTGGGCTGGAACGCCGCTTCTTCCGGGACACGGTCGAGGCGTTGCGCGCGCGGTTTCCCTCCTCGCACTGGCTCCATGACGCGGGCGCACTGGAGGAGAAGCTGACCGCGGGCTTCATCTCGGTGCTCGGGCTCCCGCCCGGGGCGGAGGCGGAGCTGGCGGCGCTGGTGCGGGCGCAGTGCCGGGTGATGCTGAACGAAGAGCCCGGGCGCACGGCGAAGACCAGGCTCGTGCCGATGGAGTTCTTGCTCGCCAATCCGGAGCCGACGAGCCCGGTCATGGCCGGCGTCCCCCACTTCCTCGAGGGCTTCGTGGGCCAGACACGCCCGGGCCGGGTCTTCAACGCGGCCCTCCTTCAGGTGGAGCAGGCCGTTGATGTCACCACCGCCCTGCGGGAACTCCGAGAGGCGGAGGCGACCCTCCGGGGCTCCGTCCGCGAACGAGGCAAGCTCCCCTGAGCGCGCCCCGGGGCGGACAAGAAAATCCACGAAATTCGTTTTTCTGGGATGGGGGAGAATCTCGTCCCTCTTCCAGGGTGTGAATGCCCAAGGCTCCAAGTCGATACGCGCTCTTGCCGTCTGGGCCTCCTGTTTCCTCGTGCTGTCGGGTTGCGGGGGCCCCGAGGAGATCCCCGAGGAGCCCGGCGAGGTGGCCTCCCCCCTCGTGAACGCCGGCTACTGGGCCAACGTCACCAAGGCCTTCCCGCGGACTCCGACCGGACATGTGGCGGCCATCGGCCGGCACAACTGCTACGTGACCACCGAGACGACCTCCTCGGCCAACCTCACGAAGACGAACGCGACGGTACAGTCCGCCATCAATGCCGACGCCGACCTCCTCGAGTTCGACGTCAAGGAGGAGGGGGGGAGGGTGTACGTCCACCATGAGGACGATGGTTCCACCAACGGGCCCCTCCTGGCCAACGTGCTGGACTACGCCTCGCTGAAGTCCGACGACGCGGTGCTCTACATCGAGATCAAGGAGACGAGCACGTCCCAGAGCATCGCCCGCCAGTTGCTGGACCTGCTCCGGGCCCGGCGGACCTGGTACGCGCGCGCCGGCCGCCCCGTCGTCTTCCGCGGCTTCTACGCCCGCCGGGCCAATCTCGCGGCGGTGCAGGCCCTCCTCCCCGAGTATCCGGATCTCAGCCCCTACATCCAGTTCCACGTCTTCCTCAGGGATGGCGACGCCGCCGACATGCTCGCCTTCCATGGGCTGCTCCGGGATGCGAAGACCCGGGGGTGGCATGGTGTCGAGTTCCCCTATGACAGCGAGAACCTCCTGTCGAAGGTGGCCTATGCGAAGTCCCTGGGGCTGGGCGTCTCGCTGTGGACCATTCCCACCAGCATGGGCGAGGTCTACCTGTCGAACATGCGCGAGGAGGTGGATGCCTTCGTCTGCGAATACGACGTGACCAAGGCGCGGGGAGTGATCTCGGACGCCAACCAGCTCCTCTACATGAGCGTCTGGAACCAGCCAGCCGGGGCGACGAGTGTCCGCTATTACCGCACCGGAGCCACGGCCTACACGGTACCGGTCAACGTCGCGGGGGCACCGACCACGAGGACGGACGCCGAGGGAGAGGATCGTCATGGCACTTCACTCGTCTTCTCCGCGCCCTCCGCGCAGGCGCTGCCCTTCTACGATGCGGACACGGCCGCCGGGCAGGGCTACCTCGTGAGCGCGTATGTCAATTTCGATGATCTGCTCACCACCTGCCCGGGAGGAGCGAGCAGCTGCACGATGGCGCTGCTGAACAAGGCGGAGGCCGGCGGGTTCGCGCTCGAGCTGCACCGCTCCAGCAGCGGCGCGCGAGTGCTGCGCTTTGGCGTCCACGTGGCGGGGGGTTACCAGTACGCCACCCTTCCGCTCGATGGCCTCAACGGCAGCAATGGCTACCTCATCACGGGTTGCTATGACGGGAGCGGTGCGGTCCGGCTCTGGGTGGACAACAGCGCGGCGGGCACCACGCCGACGGCCTCCTTCACCGGGGGGGTGCAGAACACGGACGTCCCCGTGATGGGCGGCGCGGACCCGCAGGCCAGCGGGGCCCCGCGCATGTTCCTGAGCGCCAAGGTGCAGATGCTCCAGGTCCTGCGCTGGACCGGTACCGGGCACTGATACCCAGGTTTTTGTTATTTCGTTGGGATGACTCCGGTTCCGGGGGCTCTACAGGAGAGCAAGCCCTCAATGGTCCCGGACGCCATGCCCCCAGACTCCCCCTCCCGCTCCGCTTCCCCCACCCAGAGCCCTTCGAGCCGACATGTGATGCGCGGCGCCACGGTATTGGGTGCGGCGGCCCTGCTCGCGGGGGTCGCGCTGATCGGCGCCGGCTCGCGTGAGTCGGAGGGCGGGGACGAGACGCGGTCGGCAACCGTGCCGGGCGGCCCGAACCCGGGGCCGTCCCAGCGGGGCTCCGCCACCGGGTCCACCGGCCCTGGGGAAGAGGCGCAGGAGGCCGTCGCGGCCCCTCCGCGGTTCGAGTCCACGACGTGCTGGCCGGACCTGGAACGCTTCAACGACGACGTGACGATCGACAACTTCCGCGAGTGGGCCGCGCCCATGCTGTCCGCGCGCGAGCCGCTCGTCCGGGACTACCTGAAGGAGCGGCTCACGGAGCTGATCGGCAATGACGCGGGCCGCGCCAGTCAGGTGCTGGGCTGGGCCCGCGAGGCCGGGCCCAAGGACGCCAAGGTGTATCTGGCGGCCCTCCGGGACTCCGAGGCCATCCAGCTTCCCCAGGTCGCGGCGCGGCTCATGGACATGAGCCTGGACGGCAGCCTCGAGCCCCATCAACGCGCGGGGTTCCTGTCGGCCCTGGATACCCAGAAGCGGCTCGAGCCCACGGCGCTCACGCGGCTGGCGAACTTCGCCAGGGATCCGGTCTCCGGCGAGGCGGGCTGGGCCGCCACCCGCACGATCGCTCGGGTCATGAAGCGGGACTTCAACCAGAGCGGCAGCCTCGCTCCTTATATGGACAAGCTGCTCACCATCGGCGCCGAGTCGCCGGACGAGCAGATCCGCTACCTGGCGCTGTCGATGCCCATGCACGCGGCGCCCGTCCTCGATGCCGAGGCCACCGAGCGGTACACGCGGATCCTCGCCACCGAGGGCAGCGAGGGCGGCCGCGAGGCGGCAGTGCACAACCTCTCCCTGTCCCAGGACAGGGCGAAGGTGCTGGAACTGTTCGGCAGCTCCTTCGAGACCGAGCAGGACGTGTGTGTGCGCTGGGCCCTGTTCCGCTTCGCGGCGCGCGCCGCGGGAAGGGACGCGCTCCCGGTCATGGCGACCATGGCCCTGAAGGACCCGCGCTTCCAGCCGGACTACCAGGCCTTCGAGCAAATCTACGCCAGTGGAACCCTGGACTTCGTGCGGCTGTGGAACAGCCTGCCCAATCAGGATCCCCACAACTGCCTCGATCGCCACGACTGAGCACCGGAGCCCCCATGACCCGCCCCTCCGCCTTCACCTCGAACGTGCTCGGCCTGCTGGCACTCACGCTCTGCCATGTCGTGCCCACACCCGCCTCCGCGCAGGGGGTCTCCTCGCGCCCGGCTCCCGTCATCCAGGGGGAGACGTGCTCGGTGCGGGGCCTGATGGATCAGATCCGGCGGGGTCTCGGCTCGAAGTCGGAGGCCTACAAGCGCTACCTGCGCACGCTCCTGCGCGAGTCCGCCGTCACCCTGCCTGACAGCGAGCTCCGGGCGGCGTTCGAACGGGAGACGGATCCGCTCATGGTCGAGCACCTGGCGGTGGCCCTGGTCGCGCGGACCGAGCGCGGGGCGGACCCCAGCGCGATGCAGGCCGTGGCCAGGCGGGCCCTGGAGGAGCGCGATCCGGCGGTCCGCGCCGCCACGGTCCGCGCGATGCGACGCACCAGCGCCATCGAGAACACGGGGGACATGTATGAGCGCCTGGTGCGGGACGCCTCGCCCGAGGTGCGCATGGAGGCGGCGACCAACCTCATCGAGGACAACCAGTTCGTCTACTCGGGTCACCACGGCCCGGCCGCGGACACGGCGGTGGCGGCGGCCTTCGCCTCCACGGATCCGAAGGTGACCGCGAAGCTCCTCGGCAACCTCTCGACCGAGGCGATCAGCGCCGACTCGACGAGCCGGCTCCAGTCACTGCTGCGCAGCGACCACGCGGAGGTCCGCGAGGCGGCGGCCACCGCGCTGGGCGGAGTGCCCTCGACGCGGATGGCCAGCGCCCGGGAGTCGCTGCTCGCCATGTACCTCGGCGAGAAGGACTCCTCGGTGCGCAAGGCGCTGCTGCAGAGCATCGCCCAGTTGGGCTTCGCGGACGCGGTGCCCGAACTCCAGCGGCTGCGCGGCGTCGATCCCAGTCTGGTGGCGGAGATCGACGCGTGGACGCGAGCACTCGGCATGGGCCTTCAGGAGTGGAGCCTGATCCTGAGGGAGAAACAGCGGCTGATGCAGGCTCGATGATTCGCACTTCCGATGGGGGCCAGTGAGCTGGCCCGAAAGGAGCAACAATGCATCACACGATCAAGACGGCACTGGTGTCACTGGCTTCCCTGGCGATCCTCCCGGCCGCGGCGACGGCGCACACGGTCAAGGCTCCCTTCCCCGGCACGATCACGGCCACCACGTACTACCCGAGCGGCGGGTACCACGGCGCCATCGACGTCTCCAGCGGCCGCTGCAACTACTGGGGTGCCGAGACGGCCGTGGTGGGCTCGGTCTCCTGGAACGTGACGATCAACACCACCGGTGTCGTCTGTAATGGCAACGGCTACGAGAACGCGAACATGGCGACCCACACCTGGGCGGACGGCTGGAAGTTCACCCAGAAGCACTTCATCAAGACCGCCGACTCGTACGACCGGACGTGCGACCGCTGCCAGGTCGGCAACGAGGGTGGCACCGGCCAGGCCACGGGTCCTCACGCGCACCTGATGCAGGACAAGCTCGGCACCAAGGACACCTCCTGGTACTCGGGCTACACCACCCAGGGCGAGGCCGTGACCCGCAGCGAGACCCTCGGCGTCCTCGACTG
The DNA window shown above is from Cystobacter fuscus DSM 2262 and carries:
- a CDS encoding fascin domain-containing protein encodes the protein MNSSPEGQDDVTEAASSPLLLSGVSFKTVLGGRYVGAQNNGGGAVIATATSAQAWEKFTIDDINGGALESGDSIFITAGTGQYFQAANGGGSTLNAASWNRLGWETFRIVKKSGSGPIANGDIVGLQAVTTGHWVSAENGGGGTVFAYGAVLDSWEQLTISGLSGGTTPPPTTGCDAPGLVWKTANKTNYTSYPDPGSEECTKYNGCTWAGQFAACEGKKSEAWVAAHNIVAVFPNMNALKLHDLCLKSGTKTIVVTVLDTCADSDCSGCCTQNKGNADALIDLESYTNERWGVPDGSIQWADLGPTKGSGCN
- a CDS encoding glycerophosphodiester phosphodiesterase; its protein translation is MASPLVNAGYWANVTKAFPRTPTGHVAAIGRHNCYVTTETTSSANLTKTNATVQSAINADADLLEFDVKEEGGRVYVHHEDDGSTNGPLLANVLDYASLKSDDAVLYIEIKETSTSQSIARQLLDLLRARRTWYARAGRPVVFRGFYARRANLAAVQALLPEYPDLSPYIQFHVFLRDGDAADMLAFHGLLRDAKTRGWHGVEFPYDSENLLSKVAYAKSLGLGVSLWTIPTSMGEVYLSNMREEVDAFVCEYDVTKARGVISDANQLLYMSVWNQPAGATSVRYYRTGATAYTVPVNVAGAPTTRTDAEGEDRHGTSLVFSAPSAQALPFYDADTAAGQGYLVSAYVNFDDLLTTCPGGASSCTMALLNKAEAGGFALELHRSSSGARVLRFGVHVAGGYQYATLPLDGLNGSNGYLITGCYDGSGAVRLWVDNSAAGTTPTASFTGGVQNTDVPVMGGADPQASGAPRMFLSAKVQMLQVLRWTGTGH
- a CDS encoding HEAT repeat domain-containing protein produces the protein MTRPSAFTSNVLGLLALTLCHVVPTPASAQGVSSRPAPVIQGETCSVRGLMDQIRRGLGSKSEAYKRYLRTLLRESAVTLPDSELRAAFERETDPLMVEHLAVALVARTERGADPSAMQAVARRALEERDPAVRAATVRAMRRTSAIENTGDMYERLVRDASPEVRMEAATNLIEDNQFVYSGHHGPAADTAVAAAFASTDPKVTAKLLGNLSTEAISADSTSRLQSLLRSDHAEVREAAATALGGVPSTRMASARESLLAMYLGEKDSSVRKALLQSIAQLGFADAVPELQRLRGVDPSLVAEIDAWTRALGMGLQEWSLILREKQRLMQAR